From Pararhodobacter zhoushanensis, the proteins below share one genomic window:
- a CDS encoding L,D-transpeptidase gives MIDLSRRAVLGGIALFPVSGCVSSNADPVVEPLDYGMRLDGGFTIPAVQTEDIAAGQLRQLVPFTIDYPRDSIVIIADEHALYLVLRGGFALRYSIAVGRAALGWHGNAEIYRGQPWPEATAAPAPTLVDEGTAFTEPAGPSAPLGARALYLRSRGTGADEGLSIHGTPLGSATGPGDSAGYYRMINQEIIDLYERVGEGTLVTIL, from the coding sequence ATGATTGATCTGTCCCGCCGCGCCGTTCTGGGTGGCATCGCGCTTTTTCCGGTGTCCGGCTGCGTGTCCAGCAACGCGGACCCGGTGGTCGAGCCGCTTGACTATGGCATGCGGCTGGATGGCGGTTTTACAATCCCGGCCGTCCAGACCGAGGATATCGCCGCTGGGCAGCTGCGTCAGCTCGTCCCTTTCACGATAGACTATCCGCGCGATTCGATCGTGATCATCGCCGACGAGCACGCGCTGTATCTGGTGCTGCGCGGCGGCTTTGCCCTGCGCTACAGCATCGCCGTGGGGCGTGCGGCGCTGGGCTGGCACGGAAACGCCGAGATCTATCGGGGCCAGCCCTGGCCGGAGGCTACCGCTGCGCCTGCGCCAACCCTGGTCGACGAGGGCACGGCATTCACAGAACCCGCCGGACCGTCAGCCCCGCTGGGCGCGCGCGCGCTTTATCTGCGGTCGCGCGGGACGGGGGCGGACGAAGGGCTGAGTATTCATGGCACACCGCTTGGCTCGGCCACCGGGCCCGGCGATTCCGCTGGCTATTACCGCATGATCAATCAGGAAATCATCGACCTGTACGAGCGTGTCGGCGAAGGCACGCTGGTGACGATTCTTT
- the kynA gene encoding tryptophan 2,3-dioxygenase codes for MTEAYDPAREGAQMAFDGRMSYTDYLGLDAILTAQHPRSTAHDEMLFIIQHQTSELWMRLALHEISAARGHLQEGNTRLAFKMLSRVARIFEQLNNAWDVLRTMTPSEYTEFRDALGESSGFQSWQYRLIEFTVGNRNVALLKPHAHREDLTQALEAELARPSLYDVAVRVLAKAGFAISADILNRDLRQPWRADESVQAAWREVYCDPQKHWELYELAEKLVDFEDYFRRWRFNHVTTVERVIGFKRGTGGTAGVMYLRRMLEVELFPELWHLRTEL; via the coding sequence AGCTTACGATCCCGCCCGCGAAGGCGCGCAAATGGCCTTTGATGGCCGCATGTCCTACACCGACTATCTGGGTCTGGACGCGATCCTGACCGCCCAGCATCCGCGCTCGACCGCGCATGACGAGATGCTGTTCATCATTCAGCACCAGACCAGCGAGCTGTGGATGCGGCTGGCGCTGCACGAGATCAGCGCCGCACGCGGTCACTTGCAGGAGGGTAACACCCGGCTGGCGTTCAAGATGTTGAGCCGGGTGGCGCGGATTTTCGAGCAGCTGAACAACGCCTGGGATGTGCTGCGTACCATGACGCCGAGCGAGTACACCGAGTTTCGCGATGCGTTGGGTGAATCCTCGGGCTTCCAGTCGTGGCAGTATCGGCTGATCGAGTTCACCGTTGGCAACCGTAACGTGGCTTTGCTCAAGCCGCATGCCCATCGCGAGGATCTGACGCAAGCGCTGGAGGCCGAACTGGCGCGGCCGTCGCTGTATGACGTGGCCGTGCGGGTGTTGGCGAAGGCCGGGTTTGCGATCTCGGCCGACATTCTGAACCGCGATTTGCGTCAGCCCTGGCGCGCTGACGAGAGCGTGCAGGCCGCGTGGCGCGAGGTTTATTGCGATCCGCAAAAACACTGGGAGCTGTACGAGCTGGCCGAGAAGCTGGTCGATTTCGAGGACTATTTCCGCCGCTGGCGCTTTAACCATGTCACCACGGTCGAACGGGTCATTGGCTTCAAGCGCGGCACCGGCGGCACCGCCGGGGTGATGTATCTGCGCCGGATGCTGGAGGTCGAGCTGTTCCCTGAACTGTGGCATCTGCGGACCGAGCTTTAA